GAAGTAGTACTGCGTGGTCAGTGCCTCGAAGCCATCCTTGCGGATCTTGAAGTGCACGTGCGCGGGGCGCCAGGTGTGGCTTCCCATCATGGTGAGCAGGGCGCCGGTCGGTCCCTTGTTCGGGATCTGGTAGGGCGCCGGCAGCGTGGTCTGCACGCGCCATTGGCCCTGCGCGTCCGTGCGGACCTTGCCCCGGTAGTAGTCGACCGGCATGTCGCCGTGGTAGCCGCCGAAGCCGCTGTACCGGCCGTCCGGCGTGGAGTGCCAGATGTCGATGACCGCATCGCTGACGGCGCGCCCTGCATCGTCCTTGACGGTGCCATGCAGGAGCAGCGGCTTGTGGTCGTCGCTGTCGTAGGTCTTGAGCTTGCCGTCGACGAAGGGGGCTTCCTCCTTGAAGTAGGGCCCCTGGATGGCGGGCGCCGACCCGCGCGTGGCGGCCGCTTTGATCTCGACGATCGTGCTGTTGAGGAAGACATCGCAGAGCAGGCCCATCTCCTTGGCCTCGGCGACCTGCATCATGTACATCACGCCCGCCCGGTACTCTGATTCGGTCACGTCGTGTTCGACCAGCACCTTGCGCACGGCCTCGATCATGGCGCTGGCGATCTCGTGGACTCGGGGATTCGTCATGGGGTTCTCTCTTGAAGAAGATGAATCGGATGGATGGAAGGTCTCAGGCGGCAGAGCGGCCGATGCGATGGGGCGCAGCGCGGGCGAAGCGCCGCACCTGGTTCTCGTCGAGCCGGATCCCGAGGCCCGGGCCTTCGGGGAGCCAGAGGGCGTGGTCCTTGTAGACCGCGGGGACTTCACACAGGTCTTCTTCGACCAGCAAGGGGCCGATGACTTCGCCCCCGTAGGGCAGCGCTTCGATCGAAGCAGCCAGCTGCATGTTGGCGGCCGTGCCGATCGAGGTCTCCAGGAAGGTGCCCATGTACACGTGCATGCCGCCGGCATTGGCGATGTCGGCCATGGCGCGCGCAGGGCGCATGCCGCCGGTCTTCATGATCTTCAGCGACACGAGCCCGGCCGCGGCCCGCTTCACGACCTCGGTCGCGTCGTGCAGGGACTGCACGCCTTCGTCGATCAGCAGCATGCTGCGCGCCTGCCGGTTGATGCGGGCCATGGCATCGAGATTCCAGCGCGCGACGGGCTGCTCGATGATCTCGATGCCCGCCGCCTCGAGCGGCCCGAGCGCCCGCATCGTCGTCGGCTCGTCCCAGGCTTCGTTGGGATCGACGCGCAGGCTCGCCTTGCCCTCGAGCTCCTTGGCGATCGCCAGGGCGCGCCGCAGGTCCTGCGCCAGCGGCAGCGCGCCCATCTTCAGCTTGAAGGCGCCGGCCTTGCCCGCCTCCAGCATGCGCAAGGCCTCGTCGACCTCCTGCCGCACGTCGCCCGTCGCGAGCGGCCAGGCGACGCTGAGCCGGTCGCGAAAGCGGCCTCCGAGCAGGACGTGGATGGGCGCGTCGACGATCTTGCCGACCGCGTCCAGCAGCGCCATCTCGATGCCGGTCTTGGCGAAGGCGTTGCCGGCCACGCGAGCATGGAGCTTGGCCATGATGCGCGAGGCATCGAGCACGGGTTCGCCGACGACGAGCGGCGCCAGGTAGTGGTTGATCGTGGCCTGGATCGCCTCGACGCTGTCGCCGCTCCACCAGGGGCCGCAGGGCGTGATGGACTCGCCGATCCCGACGACGCCGCCCTTCGTATGCAGGCGCACGACCACGCTGCTCTGGTGTTTGGCGCCCAGGCGGGCGAACTGCTGGATGCGGCGCAGCGGCAGGTCGACGATCACCGTCTCGACCGCTTCGATCTCCGCCGCGCTGCGGTCGGCGCTGCTGTCTCGGCTGTCGGCAATGGCTTTTTCAGTGAGCATGCCGCCAGTCTAGAAATTCAGTGCCATATGGTCTAATACCTTCGATCAGCGCCAGCGATACGAGATCGGTATGGCTGCGCTGAGGCGGGGCCAGGGCACCAGGAGTGAAAAATGGAGTTTCGACAGCTTCGCTACTTCGTCGCTGCCGCGGAGGAGGGCAACGTCGGCGCGGCCGCCCGGCGGCTGCATATTTCGCAGCCCCCGGTCACGCGGCAGATCCATGCGCTCGAGCAGCATCTGGGCGTGT
The window above is part of the Cupriavidus oxalaticus genome. Proteins encoded here:
- a CDS encoding chlorocatechol 1,2-dioxygenase, whose amino-acid sequence is MTNPRVHEIASAMIEAVRKVLVEHDVTESEYRAGVMYMMQVAEAKEMGLLCDVFLNSTIVEIKAAATRGSAPAIQGPYFKEEAPFVDGKLKTYDSDDHKPLLLHGTVKDDAGRAVSDAVIDIWHSTPDGRYSGFGGYHGDMPVDYYRGKVRTDAQGQWRVQTTLPAPYQIPNKGPTGALLTMMGSHTWRPAHVHFKIRKDGFEALTTQYYFEGGEWVDSDCCNGVKPELVMPPAMEQGMQAMTLDFVIEKSPG
- a CDS encoding muconate cycloisomerase family protein — translated: MLTEKAIADSRDSSADRSAAEIEAVETVIVDLPLRRIQQFARLGAKHQSSVVVRLHTKGGVVGIGESITPCGPWWSGDSVEAIQATINHYLAPLVVGEPVLDASRIMAKLHARVAGNAFAKTGIEMALLDAVGKIVDAPIHVLLGGRFRDRLSVAWPLATGDVRQEVDEALRMLEAGKAGAFKLKMGALPLAQDLRRALAIAKELEGKASLRVDPNEAWDEPTTMRALGPLEAAGIEIIEQPVARWNLDAMARINRQARSMLLIDEGVQSLHDATEVVKRAAAGLVSLKIMKTGGMRPARAMADIANAGGMHVYMGTFLETSIGTAANMQLAASIEALPYGGEVIGPLLVEEDLCEVPAVYKDHALWLPEGPGLGIRLDENQVRRFARAAPHRIGRSAA